In Cydia splendana chromosome 25, ilCydSple1.2, whole genome shotgun sequence, a single genomic region encodes these proteins:
- the LOC134802648 gene encoding histone H2A, sperm-like has translation MDSKKKNKTRSSKAGIIFPVGRIHRLLKNGNYARKVGVGSAVYLAGVAEYLAAEILELAAQAAQDNSRSRVAPRHILLAVKNDDELRKLLAGVVISEGGVLPSIRQELLPKKTIKSSQED, from the coding sequence ATGGACTCAAAGAAGAAAAACAAGACCCGCTCTTCGAAGGCTGGGATCATTTTCCCCGTAGGCCGCATACATCGGCTGCTAAAAAATGGGAACTATGCGAGGAAAGTAGGCGTTGGATCTGCTGTATATCTCGCAGGAGTTGCAGAGTATTTAGCAGCTGAGATATTGGAGTTAGCAGCGCAAGCGGCCCAAGATAATAGCAGAAGCCGTGTAGCGCCTCGCCATATCCTGTTAGCAGTCAAGAACGATGATGAGCTCCGGAAACTCCTGGCTGGCGTCGTCATCTCTGAAGGCGGTGTGCTGCCTTCCATCCGTCAGGAGCTGCTGCCGAAGAAGACCATCAAATCGTCGCAAGAAGATTGA